The Papaver somniferum cultivar HN1 unplaced genomic scaffold, ASM357369v1 unplaced-scaffold_107, whole genome shotgun sequence genome includes a region encoding these proteins:
- the LOC113328112 gene encoding uncharacterized protein LOC113328112: MAIALPEPESEETKTKALLWATPRILIDGGSSVEILFYETFKQMGLTNECLFPSTYNIFGFNGSSTRPKGEITLEVRVGKILTLTTFCVVDVLSPYTAIMGRSWVHGIKGVASTYHQRLRFPTPDGVAEINEDIAEAKCCLM; encoded by the coding sequence ATGGCCATCGCCCTCCCTGAACCCGAGAGCGAGGAGACAAAAACCAAGGCACTCCTATGGGCGACGCCcagaattttgatcgatggtggaAGTTCGGTGGAGATCTTATTCTATGAAACATTTAAACAAATGGGTCTCACAAACGAATGTCTTTTCCCCTCCACTTACAACATATTTGGCTTCAACGGGTCATCAACCCGCCCAAAAGGTGAAATAACGCTAGAAGTTCGGGTGGGAAAGATCCTCACCCTAACCACCTTCTGCGTGGTAGATGTACTATCACCTTACACAGCCATTATGGGACGATCCTGGGTCCAcggaatcaaaggagtggcctcAACTTACCATCAAAGGCTAAGGTTTCCTACGCCTGACGGAGTGGCAGAAATCAATGAAGATATTGCTGAAGCAAAATGCTGCTTGATgtag